Proteins encoded within one genomic window of Triticum aestivum cultivar Chinese Spring chromosome 2D, IWGSC CS RefSeq v2.1, whole genome shotgun sequence:
- the LOC123051170 gene encoding ABC transporter G family member 25 produces MRDAEHSRYRRRAGLPVLSLLLALALFAGGASGQQQPPVPPEMRGVQAQLTGLTNDVARTISDRFSFCVSDTQEDWNGAFNYTSDLGFVERCLAETRGDMPQRLCTPAEAKFYFTSLYNPKGEKNLFLETNINCGISAWSPGCEPGWACSVGPIPAANDNETIPLRATNCQACCEGFFCPRGLTCMLPCPLGSYCPRARGNSTTGLCDPYKYQITPNSTSGCGGADKWADFGSTEEIFCPAGYHCPSTTSKLSCSSGHYCKLGSTREEKCVIKGSCKENEENENIIILGACLVGIIGVSLLVVYNCSGQFLTIRERRKARSRENAIQLARQQLRAHQGWKAAKQIARKHVTGVQDHLSRTFSRRRSFRQQTDLENSSHRVQEARLMGSTGPNERSDSIVFSAQNTSEISEAMPSVVMDISNDGEVVATNDKPAPKGKHRSTQTQIFKYAYGEIELEKARQEENKNMSFTGVLAKVKELQKEMTRPLLKVEFKNLTLSLGKRKLLRSVTGELQPGRVTAVMGPSGAGKTTFLNAVAGKVTGYQVTGSVLVNGAHGSIRSYKKIIGFVPQDDVVHGNLTVEENLWFSANCRLPARMSHRDRVLIVERVIESLDLQGVRNSVVGTVEKRGISGGQRKRVNVGIEMVMEPSLLILDEPTSGLDSSSSQLLLKALRHEALEGVNICAVVHQPSYTLYNMFDDLILLAKGGLIVYNGPIKTIEDYFSTLGIHVPDRVNPPDHYIDILEGIVKPESGIKAKHLPVHWMLYNGYEVPSDMKDDLKAMGEQSPDVDINRSMSGSTPHCLPAGVSNAFAQERNRLEHRLSKPGDLSSRRTPGILKQYKFFLGRVTKQRLREGRLLGVDFLILGLAGICLGTIAKLSDPTFGMPGYIYTIIAVSLLCKIAALRSFSLERLQYLRERESGMSTLAYFLARDTIDHFNTALKPIIYLSMFYYFNNPRSSIGSNYIILLSLVYCVTGIGYTFAICFNPGSAQLCSALIPVVLTLLSTQRTTPTFLKNMSYPKWALEGFIIANAKRYPGVWLITRCGLLFRSGFNIHNYQLCIVVLFMYGIFFRIVAFVAMVLLKKR; encoded by the exons ATGCGCGATGCCGAGCACTCGCGGTACCGGCGGCGGGCCGGCCTGCCGGTGCTCTCCCTTCTGCTCGCGCTCGCGCTGTTCGCCGGGGGCGCCAGCGGGCAGCAGCAGCCGCCGGTGCCGCCGGAGATGAGGGGCGTGCAGGCGCAGCTCACGGGGCTCACCAACGACGTCGCCAGGACCATCTCCGACCGCTTCAGCTTCTGCGTCTCCGACAC GCAGGAGGACTGGAACGGGGCCTTCAACTACACCTCCGACCTCGGCTTCGTGGAGCGCTGCCTCGCCGAAACCAGAG GTGACATGCCGCAGCGGTTATGCACGCCGGCAGAAGCGAAGTTCTACTTCACAAGCCTGTATAACCCGAAAGGCGAGAAAAACCTCTTCCTGGAGACCAACATAAACTGCGGCATCTCCGCTTGGTCGCCGGGTTGTGAGCCGGGGTGGGCTTGCTCTGTTGGTCCGATCCCTGCCGCCAACGACAACGAGACCATCCCGCTGAGAGCTACCAACTGCCAGGCGTGCTGCGAGGGCTTCTTCTGCCCCCGTGGCCTCACCTGCATGCTCC CTTGTCCGTTGGGATCGTACTGTCCGCGTGCCAGAGGGAACTCAACCACTGGTCTTTGTGATCC ATACAAGTACCAGATAACTCCAAACTCAACCAGCGGCTGCGGTGGCGCTGACAAATGGGCTGATTTTGGGAGCACCGAAGAAATCTTCTGTCCAGCTGGTTACCACTGCCCAAGCACAACATCCAAATTGTCCTGTAGCAGTGG GCATTATTGCAAATTGGGTTCCACCAGAGAAGAGA AATGCGTCATAAAAGGCTCATGTAAAGAGAACGAAGAGAATGAAAACATCATCATTTTGGGCGCTTGTTTAGTG GGTATAATAGGCGTGTCGCTCTTGGTCGTGTACAACTGCTCAGGTCAGTTCCTCACTATCCGTGAACGGAGGAAAGCGAGGTCGAGGGAGAACGCGATTCAGCTTGCTCGGCAGCAGCTCAGGGCTCACCAGGGATGGAAGGCGGCCAAGCAGATCGCGAGGAAACATGTAACCGGCGTGCAGGACCATCTGTCACGCACATTTTCACGCAGGAGATCCTTTCGTCAGCAGACAGATCTCGAGAATTCTAGCCACAGGGTGCAGGAAGCGCGCCTGATGGGTTCGACCGGGCCAAATGAAAGGTCGGACTCCATAGTGTTTTCAGCTCAGAACACAAGCGAGATATCCGAAGCCATGCCTTCGGTTGTCATGGACATAAGCAACGATGGAGAAGTTGTTGCTACCAATGACAAACCGGCACCGAAAGGCAAGCACAGATCAACTCAAACTCAAATATTCAAGTATGCGTATGGCGAGATAGAGTTGGAGAAGGCCAGGCAGGAAGAGAACAAGAACATGTCCTTCACCGGAGTGCTTGCCAAGGTGAAGGAGCTACAAAAGGAGATGACCAGGCCTTTGCTCAAGGTTGAGTTCAAGAACCTGACACTGTCACTTGGAAAAAGGAAGCTGCTGAGGTCTGTCACAGGCGAGCTCCAGCCAGGCCGTGTCACCGCCGTCATGGGCCCCTCTGGAGCCGGCAAGACCACATTCCTTAATGCTGTGGCCGGGAAGGTGACCGGTTATCAAGTGACCGGCTCAGTCCTTGTTAATGGAGCGCATGGAAGTATACGTTCTTACAAGAAGATCATTGGCTTTGTGCCTCAGGACGACGTCGTTCATGGGAACTTAACTGTTGAGGAGAACCTTTGGTTCAGCGCAAATTGCAG GCTCCCTGCGAGAATGTCACACCGTGATAGGGTTCTCATTGTGGAGAGGGTTATAGAGTCCCTGGACCTTCAGGGGGTCAGGAACTCGGTGGTCGGGACGGTGGAGAAGCGTGGAATCTCTGGCGGGCAGAGGAAGCGCGTCAATGTGGGGATTGAGATGGTGATGGAGCCATCTCTGCTGATCCTGGATGAACCAACCTCTGGCCTGGACAGTTCCTCATCACAGCTGCTCCTCAAAGCTCTTCGTCACGAGGCACTTGAAGGCGTGAACATTTGCGCCGTTGTTCACCAACCGAG CTACACATTGTACAACATGTTTGATGATTTGATACTTCTGGCAAAAGGAGGCCTTATCGTTTACAATGGTCCGATCAAGACCATTGAGGACTACTTCTCAACTCTTGGAATTCATGTCCCCGACCGTGTAAACCCACCAGACCATTACATTGACATTCTTGAAGGCATTGTGAAGCCTGAGTCAGGCATTAAGGCGAAGCATTTACCGGTGCACTGGATGTTGTACAATGGCTACGAAGTGCCAAGTGACATGAAAGATGATCTCAAGGCAATGGGTGAGCAAAGCCCGGACGTTGATATCAATCGTTCAATGTCTGGATCGACCCCTCATTGCCTCCCTGCAGGCGTAAGTAACGCTTTTGCACAAGAACGCAACCGTCTTGAGCACCGTTTGTCGAAACCTGGTGATCTGTCCAGCAGAAGAACACCAGGAATCCTAAAGCAATACAAGTTCTTCCTCGGAAG AGTTACAAAACAGCGGCTGCGTGAAGGTAGACTGCTTGGGGTTGATTTCCTGATACTAGGTCTTGCTGGGATCTGCTTGGGGACAATTGCGAAACTCAGTGACCCGACATTTGGGATGCCTGGCTATATTTACACGATCATTGCCGTTT CTCTTCTGTGCAAGATTGCGGCATTAAGATCATTTTCCCTTGAGCGATTGCAGTACTTGAGGGAAAGAGAATCTGGGATGAGCACATTGGCATACTTTCTTGCCAGGGACACAATCGATCATTTCAACACAGCTTTAAAGCCAATCATTTACCTCTCCATGTTTTACTACTTCAACAATCCGAGATCATCAATTGGCAGTAATTACATCATACTCCTCTCACTTGTGTATTGTGTGACCGGGATAGGATACACTTTCGCCATCTGTTTCAATCCTGGCTCGGCGCAGTTG TGCTCTGCACTGATACCTGTTGTTCTGACCTTGTTATCCACACAAAGGACCACCCCTACATTTCTGAAGAATATGAGCTACCCAAAGTGGGCACTCGAGGGCTTCATAATTGCAAACGCAAAAAG ATATCCTGGAGTTTGGCTAATAACTCGCTGCGGCTTGCTCTTCAGGAGTGGTTTCAATATTCACAACTACCAACTCTGTATTGTGGTTCTCTTCATGTATGGTATCTTCTTCAGGATTGTTGCATTTGTGGCAATGGTTCTGCTGAAGAAGAGATGA
- the LOC123048353 gene encoding (E)-beta-caryophyllene synthase, giving the protein MKDMASIKKERVRKTILAAISSSDLHMKLELVDTLERTGVAYHFGKEIQELVCGMQGDEQGFGDDLHITASRFYLLRKHGYHVSPDVFLKFKDDRGNFASNDVNSLLALYNAAYLRTRGEEVLDDAIIFTKSRLQCMLEHLEPWLAEEVRCTLETPSFRRVERVETRRYIPAYEKKSTRDEDILEFAKFDSNILQTLYCEELKAITIWWKDFKSQMDIKFARDRMVELHFWILGVVYEPQYSYSRVMLTKLLIFVSLFDDFYDNYSTTEESNIFTAAMERWGEQAAENLPENLKALYINILNTTNDIEEELKHQKNKNAELVKDLVIHVAKCYHAEVKWRDEHYVPTSVEEHLQISVRSSACMQIISFVFISLGDVTTREVLEWALTYPKIIRSVCIVGRIGNDMVSHEREQISQHVTSTVQTCTKEHGITVAKANEKLKVIIEEAWMDIVCECLHKKQPMVFLEKATDLARTMDFMYKREDAFTLPSSLKETLTSLYVNYI; this is encoded by the exons ATGAAGGACATGGCGAGTATCAAGAAGGAGCGGGTGAGAAAGACCATCTTGGCCGCCATATCTTCTTCTGATTTACATATGAAGCTGGAGCTTGTTGACACGCTGGAACGGACTGGTGTGGCCTATCACTTTGGCAAAGAGATCCAAGAGTTAGTATGTGGCATGCAAGGTGACGAACAAGGCTTTGGTGACGACCTCCACATAACCGCATCGCGGTTCTACTTGTTGAGGAAGCATGGGTACCACGTATCTCCTG ATGTGTTTCTAAAGTTTAAAGATGACCGAGGAAACTTTGCAAGCAATGATGTGAACTCATTGTTGGCACTGTACAATGCGGCATATCTTAGGACTCGTGGGGAAGAAGTGTTGGATGATGCTATTATTTTCACCAAGAGCCGTCTACAATGCATGCTAGAACATCTAGAACCGTGGTTGGCAGAAGAGGTCCGGTGTACACTGGAGACACCCAGTTTCAGGAGAGTTGAGAGAGTGGAAACTAGACGTTACATCCCGGCGTATGAGAAGAAGTCAACACGAGATGAAGACATATTGGAGTTTGCTAAGTTTGACTCCAACATTTTGCAAACACTCTATTGTGAGGAGTTGAAAGCTATTACTAT TTGGTGGAAAGACTTCAAATCGCAAATGGATATAAAATTTGCACGAGACAGAATGGTGGAGCTACACTTTTGGATACTTGGAGTTGTCTATGAGCCGCAATATTCCTATTCACGTGTAATGCTAACAAAACTGCTCATATTTGTGTCGTTATTTGATGACTTCTATGACAACTATAGCACCACAGAAGAAAGCAACATCTTCACCGCGGCCATGGAAAG GTGGGGTGAACAAGCTGCAGAGAATTTACCAGAAAACTTGAAGGCATTGTACATCAACATACTTAACACTACAAATGATATCGAGGAAGAGTTAAAGCATCAGAAAAATAAGAATGCTGAATTGGTAAAAGATTTG GTAATCCACGTGGCCAAATGCTATCACGCTGAGGTGAAATGGCGTGACGAACACTACGTACCAACTAGTGTTGAAGAGCATCTGCAAATTTCAGTGCGCAGCAGTGCTTGTATGCAAATAATAAGCTTTGTATTCATTTCGCTGGGTGATGTGACTACAAGAGAGGTGCTTGAGTGGGCTTTAACCTATCCAAAAATTATCAGATCTGTATGCATTGTTGGGCGCATTGGCAATGACATGGTGTCACATGAG cGTGAACAAATATCACAACATGTGACATCCACGGTGCAAACTTGTACAAAAGAGCACGGGATAACGGTAGCAAAAGCCAATGAGAAGCTCAAGGTGATAATTGAAGAAGCATGGATGGACATAGTCTGCGAATGCCTCCACAAAAAACAGCCAATGGTGTTTCTAGAGAAGGCAACCGATCTTGCCCGGACAATGGATTTTATGTACAAGCGTGAAGATGCGTTTACCCTCCCATCCAGTCTCAAAGAGACCTTAACTTCACTTTATGTGAATTACATATGA
- the LOC123051168 gene encoding putative disease resistance RPP13-like protein 1, which yields MAASAVGGWVASAFITKLVEKVCTYAGDQYEYQRKDTKEKLSTLEKNLSSIQTAIHIAERVQAKNIAMGSWLRRIKDAACQAEDVLDLFDYRVLQAQAEDRGMISSVASAAAGSSSSSSSTVTTASTTTSSSSSSTVNQSVRLLKRFLFSDEDIDDLISVVNKFVEIDSEMQRFLEFVKIEDSKPEQAVQWRTTSSMPSSEKFFGRVNEENNLKKLLVQINEQSSQPYDVISIVGIGGVGKTALVQRVYNHFHDTHHFDLTVWLHVSDKFDVGRLTKEMTESDNLSSSLDQAQRILRDRLNGKKALIVLDDVWNVLRSQLENLFKPLKFASQGSKVIVTTRSKNVASMNASTEIMELHGLEDEDYWDFFSQCAFGDANPSDFPQLKRIGQEVVSKLAGSPLAAMTVGSSLKAVLKEEHWSSICGKKLCQIEQKEDDIISVLRPSYEHLPDHLKQCFVYFALFPKKYHLRGDELIQMWRAHGFLDTQTPDETARRYINDLLQLLFIEKVPNQEDHYVVHDLLHDFAESVSNGEHFRIEDDFNVCIPRNVRHLYVSASNILKVYMSLEELKKNLRSLIISKAQEGASCERVSSSNFNHILEHILKELRSLRVLVLCNPDGMLPDSLDHLVHLRYLNIHESRNFINVPKSLFKLYHLQGLSLQTQDRIMKKELQEGLSRLTQLRYLKAPKKIISSIELIGRPRSLKRTRGEQSEE from the coding sequence ATGGCTGCTTCAGCAGTAGGAGGATGGGTAGCCTCAGCTTTCATCACCAAGCTAGTTGAGAAGGTGTGCACCTATGCTGGAGACCAGTATGAATACCAACGGAAAGATACAAAGGAGAAACTAAGTACCCTAGAGAAGAATCTATCGTCGATCCAAACAGCGATACATATAGCTGAGAGAGTGCAGGCAAAGAACATAGCCATGGGAAGTTGGCTAAGGAGAATCAAAGATGCTGCCTGTCAAGCTGAGGATGTTCTCGATTTGTTTGACTATCGAGTTCTCCAAGCACAAGCTGAAGACAGGGGCATGATTAGCTCAGTTGCTTCAGCTGCAGCTGGctcatcttcttcatcctcaagcACCGTCACCACTGCCTCTACCACCactagcagtagcagcagctcgaCAGTAAATCAGTCGGTTCGTCTTCTCAAACGCTTTCTATTCTCTGATGAAGATATAGATGACTTGATTTCTGTAGTCAATAAGTTTGTTGAGATTGATAGTGAGATGCAAAGATTTCTGGAGTTTGTCAAGATAGAGGACAGCAAACCGGAACAGGCAGTTCAGTGGCGCACAACAAGCTCTATGCCAAGCTCAGAGAAGTTTTTCGGTCGAGTTAATGAAGAAAACAATCTGAAGAAATTACTTGTTCAGATCAATGAACAATCCAGTCAGCCATATGATGTTATATCAATTGTTGGTATTGGTGGTGTTGGTAAGACAGCGCTAGTACAGAGAGTGTATAACCACTTTCATGACACACATCACTTTGATCTCACAGTATGGCTCCATGTCTCAGATAAATTTGATGTTGGCCGTCTAACAAAAGAGATGACAGAGTCAGATAATCTCAGCAGTAGTTTAGATCAAGCTCAGAGGATACTTCGGGATAGGCTGAATGGGAAAAAGGCTTTGATAGTCCTTGACGATGTATGGAATGTATTGAGGAGCCAATTGGAGAACCTGTTCAAACCCCTGAAGTTTGCTAGCCAGGGCAGCAAAGTAATAGTTACAACTCGAAGTAAAAATGTTGCAAGTATGAATGCATCAACAGAGATCATGGAGTTACATGGCTTAGAAGATGAAGACTACTGGGATTTCTTTTCACAATGTGCATTCGGTGATGCAAATCCTTCTGATTTTCCACAACTGAAAAGAATTGGCCAAGAAGTGGTGAGCAAGTTGGCCGGATCACCTTTAGCTGCAATGACAGTTGGGAGTTCAttgaaagcggtgctaaaagaagaACATTGGAGTTCTATCTGTGGAAAGAAATTGTGTCAAATAGAGCAAAAGGAAGATGATATCATATCAGTATTGCGACCGAGTTATGAGCATCTTCCTGACCATTTGAAGCAATGCTTTGTTTACTTTGCATTGTTTCCTAAGAAATACCACCTTCGAGGAGATGAGCTAATACAGATGTGGAGAGCTCACGGTTTCCTTGACACGCAAACACCAGATGAAACTGCACGTCGTTACATCAATGATCTCTTGCAGCTTTTATTCATTGAGAAGGTACCCAACCAAGAGGACCACTATGTAGTTCACGACTTGCTACATGATTTTGCAGAGTCGGTGTCCAATGGAGAACACTTCCGAATAGAAGATGACTTCAATGTATGTATTCCAAGAAATGTTCGCCACCTATATGTCAGTGCAAGCAATATCTTAAAGGTGTACATGAGTTTGGAAGAATTAAAGAAAAATCTGAGAAGCTTAATAATAAGCAAGGCACAAGAAGGTGCTTCTTGCGAAAGGGTCTCCTCGTCAAACTTTAATCATATACTTGAACATATACTCAAAGAGCTAAGAAGCTTACGCGTTTTAGTACTGTGCAATCCTGATGGTATGCTTCCAGACAGTCTTGATCATTTGGTCCATCTTAGGTATCTAAACATCCATGAAAGTAGAAACTTCATCAATGTCCCCAAGTCATTATTCAAACTCTACCATTTACAAGGGTTGAGTCTGCAAACTCAAGACAGGATCATGAAAAAGGAACTCCAAGAGGGCTTAAGTAGGTTGACCCAGTTAAGATACTTAAAGGCTCCGAAGAAAATAATTTCAAGCATAGAATTGATTGGCAGGCCGAGATCCCTCAAAAGAACTAGAGGAGAACAAAGTGAAGAGTAA